One Myxosarcina sp. GI1 genomic window carries:
- a CDS encoding TatD family hydrolase, producing the protein MQLIDTHVHINFDVFQGNLGSLRKRWTEAEVVRLVHSCVEPDEFWGIKSLTDKFPELFMAVGLHPLDADKWQEDTAAKILSLASSEPRVVAIGETGLDFYKANDYSLQEKVLREQLKIAQKLDKPVIIHCRDAAERLRNVLQDFWQTQGAVKGVMHCWSGNERETKWFLDLGFYISFSGIVTFKNALQVKASAKIVPSDRLLIETDCPFLAPVPQRGKTNEPAYVRFVAEHLASLRDVSVETIAKQTTANACRLFKIPLEQTLPISSPQL; encoded by the coding sequence ATGCAGTTAATCGATACCCATGTTCACATCAACTTCGATGTTTTTCAGGGGAACCTCGGCTCGCTTAGAAAACGTTGGACTGAAGCAGAGGTAGTTCGTTTGGTGCATTCCTGTGTAGAGCCAGATGAGTTTTGGGGAATAAAGTCTCTAACAGATAAGTTTCCCGAACTGTTTATGGCGGTTGGTTTGCACCCTTTAGATGCGGACAAATGGCAGGAAGACACTGCCGCTAAAATTCTGTCACTGGCAAGCTCTGAGCCGCGAGTTGTAGCTATCGGCGAAACGGGCTTAGATTTTTATAAGGCTAACGACTATAGTTTACAGGAAAAAGTATTACGAGAACAACTTAAGATAGCTCAAAAACTGGATAAGCCAGTTATTATTCACTGTCGAGATGCTGCCGAGCGATTGAGAAACGTTTTACAGGATTTTTGGCAAACTCAGGGAGCGGTTAAAGGAGTAATGCACTGTTGGAGTGGCAACGAGCGAGAAACTAAATGGTTTCTCGATCTGGGTTTTTATATTAGCTTTAGCGGTATTGTTACTTTTAAAAATGCTTTACAGGTTAAAGCCTCAGCTAAAATAGTTCCTAGCGATCGCCTGCTTATAGAAACCGACTGCCCTTTTTTAGCTCCCGTACCTCAAAGAGGAAAAACCAACGAACCTGCCTATGTGCGTTTCGTAGCCGAGCATTTAGCATCGCTGCGAGATGTTTCTGTAGAGACCATTGCTAAACAAACAACAGCTAACGCCTGTAGGTTATTTAAAATTCCTTTAGAGCAAACATTGCCAATTTCATCACCACAATTGTAA
- the hisD gene encoding histidinol dehydrogenase — MLRIIERQAEAQAELQRISNRTTDNDIQPQEAKVREIIATVKSDGDRALLEYTKKFDGQSLNAEQLKVSSSELDAAYRHISQDLLHAIQLACQKIEAFHRQRVPKSWVKFEDDGVVLGKRYTPVERAGLYVPGGRAAYPSTVLMNAIPAKVAQVPQIVMVTPPGSEGEINPAVLVAAQEAGVKDIYRIGGAQAIGALAYGTETIPKVDVITGPGNIYVTLAKKMVYGTVGIDSLAGPSEVLVIADEYANPVHVAADLLAQAEHDPLAAAILLTTDSNLARKVQTEVSRQLTNHPRKILTEKAIAHYGLIVIVESLEIAAELSNLFAPEHLELEVEQPWELIEQIRHAGAIFIGNSTPEAVGDYLAGPNHTLPTSGAARYASALGVETFMKHSSLIEYSSTALKKMSSTIQILAQAEGLPSHADSVKLRTEKQE; from the coding sequence ATGCTGCGAATAATCGAACGGCAAGCTGAGGCACAAGCAGAACTCCAGCGAATTAGCAATCGTACGACCGACAACGATATTCAACCTCAAGAAGCAAAGGTAAGAGAAATTATTGCTACCGTCAAATCTGATGGCGATCGTGCCTTGCTCGAATATACCAAAAAATTTGACGGACAAAGTTTAAATGCAGAACAATTAAAGGTAAGTAGTTCCGAGTTGGATGCTGCTTATCGGCATATTTCTCAAGATTTGCTCCATGCCATTCAGTTAGCCTGTCAGAAAATTGAGGCTTTTCATCGTCAACGAGTTCCCAAATCCTGGGTCAAGTTTGAAGATGATGGTGTGGTTTTGGGCAAACGCTACACTCCTGTCGAGCGAGCGGGTTTGTACGTACCTGGCGGTAGAGCAGCTTATCCGAGTACGGTATTGATGAACGCCATTCCCGCTAAAGTTGCCCAGGTACCTCAAATAGTTATGGTGACTCCCCCTGGTTCGGAAGGAGAAATCAATCCAGCCGTTCTAGTTGCGGCTCAGGAGGCAGGAGTAAAAGACATCTATCGTATTGGAGGAGCGCAGGCAATTGGGGCATTAGCTTATGGAACGGAGACAATTCCTAAAGTAGACGTAATTACAGGTCCTGGTAACATTTATGTAACCCTAGCCAAAAAAATGGTTTACGGTACGGTAGGAATAGATTCTCTAGCAGGACCTTCTGAGGTATTGGTAATTGCCGACGAATATGCCAACCCCGTACATGTAGCGGCAGATCTACTGGCTCAAGCAGAACACGATCCCTTAGCAGCAGCAATTCTACTAACTACCGACAGCAATCTAGCCAGAAAAGTCCAAACTGAAGTCAGCAGGCAACTAACAAATCATCCCCGAAAAATTTTAACCGAAAAAGCGATCGCCCACTATGGCTTAATTGTCATAGTTGAGTCGCTTGAAATCGCAGCAGAACTTTCTAATTTGTTTGCCCCCGAACATTTAGAATTGGAAGTAGAACAACCTTGGGAATTAATCGAGCAGATTCGCCATGCAGGAGCAATCTTTATCGGCAATTCTACGCCAGAAGCTGTCGGCGACTATCTAGCAGGTCCCAACCACACCTTGCCTACGTCGGGAGCCGCTCGTTATGCTTCGGCTTTAGGAGTGGAAACGTTTATGAAACACTCTAGTCTTATTGAATACTCTTCTACCGCTTTGAAGAAAATGTCAAGTACGATTCAAATTTTGGCGCAGGCAGAAGGATTGCCTTCTCATGCAGATTCGGTGAAGCTACGAACAGAGAAGCAAGAGTAA
- the rpsT gene encoding 30S ribosomal protein S20 — MANSKSAIKRIRTAERNRLRNKAYKSAVRTLMKKYFNAVDRYTAEPNSENMSEARQAMSAAYSKIDKAVKRNVLHKNNGARKKARLAKHLSQVSQAAS, encoded by the coding sequence GTGGCTAACTCTAAATCGGCAATCAAACGTATCAGAACGGCAGAACGAAATCGGCTTCGTAACAAAGCATATAAGTCAGCAGTAAGAACTCTGATGAAAAAATATTTTAATGCTGTAGACCGCTATACAGCAGAACCAAACTCGGAAAATATGAGTGAGGCTCGGCAAGCTATGTCTGCTGCATACAGTAAGATAGATAAAGCAGTTAAGCGTAATGTACTGCACAAAAACAACGGAGCTAGAAAAAAGGCGCGTCTGGCAAAGCATTTGTCTCAAGTTAGCCAAGCAGCTTCTTAA
- a CDS encoding pseudouridine synthase, translating to MTTILFYKPYGVLCQFTDNSAGDKRQTLKDYISIPSVYPVGRLDLDSEGLLLLTNNGQLQHRLAHRQFAHLRTYYVQVERIPDEAALQRLRKGVKIKDYFTRPAIVEILLNEPKLPPRHPPIRYRKSVPTCWLKMTLTEGRNRQVRRMTAAVGFPTLRLVRVAVGGDRLGRYAERNRALTLSNLQPGQWRELTEVENKILFELVRST from the coding sequence ATGACGACAATTTTATTTTACAAACCTTACGGCGTTTTATGTCAGTTTACAGATAATAGCGCGGGAGATAAGCGTCAGACTTTAAAAGACTATATTTCTATTCCGTCTGTTTATCCCGTAGGTAGATTGGATCTCGATAGCGAAGGATTATTGTTACTAACCAATAACGGACAGCTACAGCATCGCCTCGCCCATCGCCAGTTTGCACACCTTCGTACTTATTACGTCCAGGTAGAACGTATTCCCGATGAAGCTGCCCTGCAACGTCTCAGAAAGGGAGTAAAAATCAAAGACTATTTCACTCGTCCCGCCATAGTCGAAATATTACTCAACGAACCCAAGCTTCCACCTCGTCATCCTCCCATCCGCTATCGCAAAAGCGTTCCTACCTGCTGGCTAAAAATGACTCTTACCGAAGGGCGCAACCGCCAAGTAAGAAGGATGACGGCAGCAGTAGGATTTCCTACCCTGAGATTAGTTAGAGTTGCCGTTGGTGGCGATCGCCTTGGGCGGTACGCGGAGCGTAATCGCGCTTTAACCTTAAGTAATCTTCAGCCAGGACAATGGCGAGAATTGACTGAAGTTGAGAATAAAATATTGTTTGAATTAGTGCGATCGACTTAA
- the miaA gene encoding tRNA (adenosine(37)-N6)-dimethylallyltransferase MiaA, producing MLIVICGATATGKSDLALQVAQSLNTAIISADSRQVYREFDIGTAKPTIAEQKLVTHHLIDICQPTETLTLAQYQQLANNLIGDRQNLPSLLVGGTGLYIKSITKGLKIPRVSPQPKLRSQLALLGQTQLYAYLTQVDADAASKIHPNDKVRTLRALEVFYVTGIPISQQQGENPPNYPILQIGLDCDVAALDRRIAKRTQKMIELGLIAEVEYLCQKYGEDLPLLNTLGYGEIKQYLKNQITLDEAIALTITHTRQFAKRQRTWFRNTADIEWFDSNSPNLIDTVLTRIQKFVEDFN from the coding sequence ATGCTTATTGTTATCTGTGGTGCGACGGCGACTGGTAAATCAGATTTGGCTTTACAAGTAGCCCAAAGCTTGAATACAGCAATTATTAGTGCCGATTCTCGTCAGGTATATCGGGAATTCGATATTGGTACGGCAAAACCAACTATTGCCGAACAAAAGTTAGTGACTCACCATTTAATCGATATTTGCCAACCTACCGAAACCCTAACTCTCGCTCAATATCAACAGTTGGCAAATAATCTAATCGGCGATCGCCAAAATCTTCCTTCACTTTTGGTAGGCGGTACGGGTTTATATATTAAATCGATTACTAAAGGTTTAAAGATTCCCAGAGTATCTCCCCAACCAAAATTGCGATCGCAACTAGCTTTATTAGGACAAACTCAACTTTATGCCTATTTAACTCAAGTAGATGCTGATGCCGCCAGCAAAATTCATCCCAACGACAAAGTTAGAACTTTACGGGCATTAGAAGTATTTTACGTTACGGGCATTCCCATTAGTCAGCAGCAAGGAGAAAACCCACCGAACTATCCAATATTGCAAATTGGTTTAGATTGTGATGTGGCAGCTTTAGATCGCAGAATTGCCAAACGCACTCAGAAGATGATCGAGTTGGGTTTGATTGCTGAAGTAGAATACCTCTGTCAAAAATACGGTGAAGATTTACCCTTACTCAATACTTTGGGCTATGGCGAAATCAAACAGTATTTAAAAAATCAAATTACTCTCGATGAAGCGATCGCGCTTACAATTACTCACACCCGTCAATTTGCCAAACGTCAGCGCACTTGGTTTAGAAACACTGCTGACATCGAATGGTTTGATAGCAATAGTCCCAATTTAATAGATACAGTCTTAACTAGAATCCAAAAATTTGTTGAGGATTTCAATTGA
- a CDS encoding metal-sensing transcriptional repressor translates to MTKLTPHVHDEQSLKQITNRLSRIEGHIRGIKTMVRDSRPCPEVLCQIAAVRGAIDRVARIILDEHLQECLVRAAKEGNIEAEIEELKAALDRFVT, encoded by the coding sequence ATGACAAAGCTAACTCCTCACGTTCATGACGAGCAATCATTAAAACAAATTACCAATCGTTTATCTCGTATTGAAGGTCATATTCGAGGAATTAAAACTATGGTTCGAGATAGCCGACCCTGCCCTGAAGTTTTATGTCAGATAGCAGCAGTTAGAGGCGCGATCGATCGCGTGGCGAGAATTATCCTGGACGAACACCTTCAAGAATGCTTGGTTCGCGCTGCTAAAGAGGGCAACATCGAAGCAGAAATTGAAGAATTAAAGGCTGCTTTAGATCGCTTTGTGACCTAG
- the rpoB gene encoding DNA-directed RNA polymerase subunit beta, giving the protein MTITAHNNLLPDLIEIQRSSFRWFLEEGLIEEFNSFSPITDYTGKFELHFIGENYRLKEPKYSMEEAKRRDSTYNVQMYVPTRLIDKESGEIKEMEVFVGDLPLMTERGTFIINGAERVIVNQIVRSPGVYYKAETDKNGRRTYSASLIPNRGAWLKFETDKNGLVWVRIDKTRKLSAQVLLKAIGLSDNEILDGLRHPDFYQKTLDKEGNPSEEEALLELYRKLRPGEPPTVSGGQQLLESRFFDPKRYDLGRVGRYKLNKKLRLTVPDTIRVLTTTDIMAAVDYLINLEFDGGSTDDIDHLGNRRVRSVGELLQNQVRVGLNRLERIIRERMTVSESNSLTPAALVNPKPLVAAIKEFFGSSQLSQFMDQTNPLAELTHKRRLSALGPGGLTRERAGFAVRDIHPSHYGRICPVETPEGPNAGLIGSLATYARVNDYGFIATPYYRVENGRVLYDQQQIYLTADEEDDLRVAPGDVATDDDGYIVGENIPIRYRQEFSTCNPDEIDYVAISPLQIVSVATSLIPFLEHDDANRALMGSNMQRQAVPLLRPERPLVGTGLEAQAARDSGMVVVSRTHGIVTFVDATVVKVRVTEGNNGLYAPEVGTEISYKLQKYQRSNQDTCLNQRPLVYIGEDVVPGQVLADGSSTEGGELALGQNVLIAYMPWEGYNYEDAILISERLVFDDVYTSIHVEKYEIEARQTKLGPEEITREIPNVGEDALRHLDERGIIHIGAWVEAGEILVGKVTPKGESDQPPEEKLLRAIFGEKARDVRDNSLRVPNGEKGRVVDVRVFTREQGDELPPGANMVVRIYVAQKRKIQVGDKMAGRHGNKGIISRILPIEDMPYLPDGTPIDIALNPLGVPSRMNVGQVFECLLGWAGENLAMRFKMMPFDEMYGKEASRESVHGKIKEASYKPGKDWVFDPENPGKIKVFDGRTGEAFDRPVTIGKAYMLKLVHLVDDKIHARSTGPYSLVTQQPLGGKAQQGGQRFGEMEVWALEAYGAAYTLQELLTVKSDDMQGRNEALNAIVKGKPIPRPGTPESFKVLMRELQSLGLDIAVHKLETVEDGSSSDVEVDLMADSPRRTPNRPTYESLSREEITEGEA; this is encoded by the coding sequence ATGACCATTACCGCTCACAATAACTTACTGCCAGACCTAATTGAAATCCAGCGCTCTAGCTTTCGTTGGTTTTTAGAAGAAGGATTGATCGAAGAATTTAACAGTTTTTCTCCAATTACCGACTATACGGGGAAGTTTGAACTGCATTTTATTGGCGAAAACTATCGACTCAAAGAACCTAAGTACTCGATGGAAGAAGCCAAACGCCGCGACAGTACCTATAACGTGCAAATGTACGTTCCCACGCGCTTGATTGACAAAGAAAGCGGAGAAATCAAAGAAATGGAGGTATTTGTCGGGGACTTACCGTTAATGACCGAACGGGGAACCTTTATTATTAACGGTGCCGAGCGAGTAATTGTCAACCAAATCGTGCGATCGCCAGGGGTTTACTACAAAGCCGAAACTGATAAAAATGGACGTAGAACCTATTCAGCCTCTTTAATACCCAACCGAGGAGCCTGGTTAAAATTTGAAACTGACAAAAATGGCTTGGTTTGGGTGCGAATTGATAAAACTCGCAAATTATCGGCTCAAGTACTGTTAAAAGCGATTGGCTTGAGCGACAACGAAATTCTCGATGGATTGCGCCATCCTGACTTCTATCAAAAAACTTTAGATAAAGAAGGTAATCCTAGCGAAGAAGAAGCCTTACTAGAGTTATATCGCAAGCTGCGTCCCGGCGAGCCACCTACTGTAAGTGGCGGACAACAGCTACTAGAATCGCGCTTTTTCGATCCCAAACGTTACGACCTCGGTCGGGTAGGTCGTTACAAACTAAATAAAAAGCTGCGACTTACAGTTCCCGATACTATCAGAGTCCTTACTACTACCGATATTATGGCGGCAGTAGATTATTTAATTAACCTCGAATTTGATGGCGGTAGCACCGACGATATCGATCACTTGGGCAATCGTCGAGTTCGCTCTGTAGGAGAACTGTTGCAAAACCAGGTTCGAGTCGGCTTGAATCGCTTAGAAAGAATCATTCGCGAACGTATGACCGTCAGCGAGTCTAACAGTCTGACACCTGCGGCTTTAGTTAACCCCAAACCTTTGGTAGCAGCAATTAAAGAGTTTTTTGGTTCTTCTCAACTGTCTCAGTTTATGGATCAAACCAATCCTCTGGCAGAATTGACCCACAAACGTCGGTTGTCGGCATTAGGTCCTGGAGGTTTGACCAGAGAAAGAGCGGGTTTTGCGGTTCGCGACATTCATCCTTCCCACTACGGTAGAATTTGCCCCGTTGAAACTCCTGAAGGACCAAATGCAGGATTGATTGGTTCGCTGGCCACCTATGCGCGAGTCAACGACTACGGCTTTATTGCTACTCCTTACTATCGAGTAGAAAATGGCAGAGTCTTGTATGACCAGCAGCAGATCTATCTAACTGCCGATGAAGAAGACGATTTGCGTGTTGCTCCTGGAGACGTAGCTACAGACGACGATGGTTATATCGTCGGTGAAAATATTCCCATTCGCTACCGCCAAGAATTTTCTACCTGTAATCCCGATGAAATTGACTATGTAGCTATATCTCCCTTACAAATTGTTTCGGTAGCTACTAGCTTAATTCCCTTCCTCGAACACGATGACGCTAACCGTGCCTTAATGGGCTCTAATATGCAGCGGCAAGCGGTACCTTTACTACGTCCCGAACGTCCCTTAGTAGGAACTGGGTTAGAAGCACAGGCGGCCAGAGACTCGGGCATGGTAGTAGTCTCACGGACACACGGAATTGTTACCTTCGTCGATGCTACCGTAGTTAAAGTTAGAGTTACAGAAGGCAATAACGGGCTATACGCTCCCGAGGTGGGAACCGAAATCAGCTATAAGCTGCAAAAGTATCAGCGTTCCAACCAGGATACCTGCTTGAACCAAAGACCTTTAGTTTACATCGGTGAAGATGTGGTGCCAGGACAGGTTCTAGCCGATGGCTCTTCTACTGAAGGAGGCGAATTGGCTTTAGGGCAGAACGTACTGATTGCCTATATGCCCTGGGAAGGTTATAACTACGAAGACGCGATTCTAATTAGCGAAAGGCTAGTATTTGACGATGTATACACTAGTATTCACGTTGAAAAATATGAAATTGAAGCGCGCCAAACCAAACTAGGACCTGAAGAGATTACCAGAGAAATTCCCAATGTCGGTGAAGATGCCCTGCGCCATCTAGACGAACGAGGCATCATCCATATTGGTGCCTGGGTAGAAGCGGGAGAAATCTTAGTTGGAAAAGTAACTCCCAAAGGCGAATCAGATCAGCCTCCAGAAGAAAAGTTACTGCGAGCCATTTTTGGTGAAAAAGCTAGAGATGTTCGCGATAATTCTTTGCGAGTTCCTAACGGCGAAAAAGGCAGAGTGGTGGACGTTAGAGTATTTACCAGGGAGCAAGGAGACGAACTGCCCCCTGGAGCCAACATGGTAGTACGAATCTACGTAGCTCAAAAACGTAAAATTCAGGTAGGGGATAAAATGGCTGGTCGCCACGGTAATAAAGGAATTATTTCCCGTATCTTACCCATCGAGGATATGCCCTATCTCCCCGACGGTACCCCAATAGATATCGCCCTCAATCCTCTGGGGGTTCCTTCAAGGATGAATGTCGGTCAGGTGTTTGAATGTCTTCTCGGCTGGGCAGGGGAAAACCTGGCGATGCGCTTTAAAATGATGCCGTTTGATGAAATGTATGGTAAAGAAGCCTCTAGAGAGAGCGTACACGGCAAGATCAAAGAAGCGTCTTACAAACCAGGAAAAGATTGGGTGTTCGATCCAGAAAACCCAGGTAAAATTAAGGTTTTTGACGGACGTACTGGCGAAGCATTCGATCGCCCCGTAACTATTGGTAAAGCCTATATGCTCAAGCTGGTTCACTTAGTAGACGACAAGATTCACGCTCGTTCTACAGGACCTTACTCCCTGGTTACCCAACAGCCTCTTGGTGGTAAAGCCCAGCAAGGCGGACAGCGTTTCGGTGAGATGGAAGTTTGGGCGTTAGAAGCTTATGGTGCGGCATATACCCTACAAGAATTACTCACTGTTAAATCCGACGATATGCAGGGGCGTAATGAAGCACTCAATGCGATCGTTAAAGGCAAACCCATTCCTCGCCCAGGTACGCCCGAATCTTTTAAGGTATTGATGCGCGAACTTCAATCGTTGGGATTGGATATTGCCGTACACAAACTAGAAACCGTAGAAGACGGTAGCAGTAGCGATGTAGAAGTAGATTTGATGGCAGATAGCCCCAGACGCACTCCCAACCGTCCTACTTATGAATCTCTATCGCGAGAAGAAATTACCGAAGGAGAAGCTTAA
- a CDS encoding DMT family transporter, with protein MQTSQNNTPILKSLLIISPFFFWGTAMVAMKGVIPHTTPFFLAGVRLLPAGVLVLIVAAMLKLPQPKTIKAWLWIAIFAVVDGAMFQGFLAEGLTRTGAGLGSVTIDSQPLAVTILSRWLFGEVIGLWGWLGLVIGISGISSIGFSDRLIYSVFQGDFTPIDFDILRLFDNGEWLMLLAALSMAVGTILIPYVSKHSDPVVATGWHMILGGIPLFVWSFWQESGQWNDLDVSDYLALGYATVFGSAIAYGVFFYLASKGNLTSLSALTFLTPVFALLFGNLLLGEVLSFIQTIGVCLTLVSIFLINQRENIDSLFVSVKEKLE; from the coding sequence ATGCAAACCAGTCAAAATAATACTCCTATACTAAAATCCCTGCTAATAATTTCTCCCTTTTTCTTTTGGGGGACGGCAATGGTAGCCATGAAAGGTGTTATCCCCCACACTACGCCGTTTTTTTTAGCTGGAGTGCGCTTGTTACCTGCGGGAGTATTAGTGTTAATTGTGGCGGCGATGCTAAAACTTCCCCAGCCTAAAACAATTAAAGCCTGGTTATGGATTGCTATTTTTGCTGTAGTAGACGGGGCAATGTTTCAAGGCTTTTTAGCCGAGGGATTGACGAGAACTGGTGCTGGTTTGGGTTCTGTTACTATTGATTCGCAACCTCTGGCGGTAACTATTTTATCGAGATGGCTGTTTGGGGAAGTAATTGGTTTGTGGGGCTGGCTGGGTTTAGTTATTGGTATATCTGGTATTAGTTCGATTGGATTTAGCGATCGCCTGATTTATAGCGTCTTTCAGGGAGATTTTACCCCGATCGATTTTGATATTTTGCGGTTATTTGATAACGGCGAGTGGTTGATGCTGCTGGCGGCTTTATCGATGGCGGTGGGTACGATTTTGATTCCCTACGTAAGCAAACACAGCGATCCTGTAGTCGCTACTGGTTGGCACATGATTTTAGGGGGTATTCCTTTGTTTGTTTGGTCTTTTTGGCAAGAATCTGGGCAATGGAATGATCTCGATGTATCAGATTACTTAGCTTTGGGCTATGCAACGGTTTTTGGGAGCGCGATCGCCTATGGAGTATTCTTTTATCTGGCATCTAAGGGGAATTTAACTAGTCTGAGTGCTTTAACCTTTTTAACACCAGTGTTTGCTTTATTGTTTGGCAATTTGCTGTTAGGAGAGGTTTTAAGCTTTATCCAAACTATTGGGGTTTGTCTGACTTTAGTTAGTATCTTTTTAATCAACCAACGAGAAAATATCGATAGTTTGTTTGTTTCTGTAAAGGAAAAACTGGAATGA